A section of the Babylonia areolata isolate BAREFJ2019XMU chromosome 1, ASM4173473v1, whole genome shotgun sequence genome encodes:
- the LOC143289667 gene encoding protein FAM241B-like — MVRILSNGDIVPDDDPRAQGSRSRGSQGDNTNRPRQGFVQHADYNENQGMPMGGGQQVSVFETLNQKLLGLGIPRFNIGQFTIEPIVSLGFLLAGVFLGLPGLIFAGLLFVVSKMSQTGGNPFTGGWGQQGAAGGQQPPAGGGGGGGGGFGGGGGGFGGGSGGHRLGRS; from the exons ATGGTGAGAATTCTAAGTAACGGAGACATCGTGCCAGACGATGACCCAAGAGCTCAGGGGTCTCGTTCCCGAGGAAGTCAAGGGGATAACACCAACAGACCTCGACAG ggattTGTGCAACATGCAGATTATAATGAAAACCAAGGCATGCCCATGGGAGGAGGGCAGCAAGTGTCAGTGTTTGAGACTCTCAACCAAAAACTCTTGGGCTTGGGAATCCCACGTTTCAACATTGGACAGTTCACGATTGAACCCATAGTGTCTTTAGGATTTCTGCTGGCCGGAGTGTTCCTTGGGCTGCCAGGACTGATTTTCGCAGGACTGCTGTTCGTGGTGTCCAAGATGAGTCAGACTGGAGGAAACCCTTTCACAGGAGGATGGGGGCAGCAAGGAGCAGCTGGGGGCCAGCAGCCACcagcgggaggtgggggtgggggtgggggaggatttggcggagggggaggaggatttgGTGGTGGATCAGGAGGACACAGACTGGGAAGATCATAG